In a genomic window of Magnetococcales bacterium:
- a CDS encoding DUF2442 domain-containing protein: MQTTKDVFYVVLVDGWEMAIPLTWFQDPPWMSCLEWRFIGNGARIHWKEMDADISIESPGTRQSQRKKPGNPSVLSYAAETFR, translated from the coding sequence ATGCAAACGACAAAAGATGTGTTTTACGTGGTTCTAGTAGATGGCTGGGAGATGGCTATCCCGTTGACTTGGTTTCAAGATCCACCATGGATGAGTTGTTTGGAGTGGCGATTTATCGGTAATGGTGCTCGCATCCATTGGAAAGAGATGGATGCGGATATCTCTATTGAAAGCCCAGGGACTCGTCAAAGTCAGCGGAAGAAGCCTGGAAATCCATCGGTTCTAAGCTATGCCGCTGAGACATTCCG